A DNA window from Pungitius pungitius chromosome 1, fPunPun2.1, whole genome shotgun sequence contains the following coding sequences:
- the per1b gene encoding period circadian protein homolog 1b isoform X2 — protein sequence MSYEDPKSAPDHEEESDGLSSPTSGAAGADAAAAAQERERGANSDDMDGLSSGNDSGERESEGGMDRDGGSHGRQSVRSSSHSSSNGKDSGMMLEAAGSNKSSNSQSLSPPSSSLAYSLLSTSSEHDPPSTSGCSSNQSARAQTQKDLMKAIKELKLRLPTERKAKGHTSTLNALKYALQCVKQVRANKEYYHQWSVEECHGCSLDLSAFTIEELDNITSEYTLKNTDTFSMGVSFLSGKVVYVSPHGSSLLRCKPERLQGTMFSELLAPQDVSTFYSGTAPCRLPNWASCIGFASPPADCTQEKSMFCRISADQAQAGEMRYYPFRLTPYQLTIRDSDEAEPQPCCLLIAERVHSGYEAPRIPPEKRIFTTSHTPSCLFQEVDERAVPLLGYLPQDLVGTPTLLYIHPEDRPLMVAIHEKIFQFAGQPFDHTPLRMCARNGEYLTIDTSWSSFVNPWSRKVAFIVGRHKVRTGPLNEDVFTTAPCCETRATTPDVVRLSERIHRLLAQPVHSGSSQGYSSLGSSGSRASRRSHHQRLCASGASSSDASGPAAAAVVSQKPMTFQQICKDVHMVKTNGQQVFIESRNRPQPRKATSTGLRAISSDPIRSLIADMTKPPAPLVPAALLPPKDPPTGFSYQQINCLDSIIRYLDSCNIPNTVKRKCCSSTSDEDKQLEAGSSTGGSVNLVSEPPPLPPLTMATKAESVVSVTSQCSFSSTIVHVGDKKPPESDINMAEAPPTTAPAPPATTLLAIKAITFPPLPPQAAQPARDSRGSMGGGGGGGGGGRMGLTKEVLSAHTQQEEQAFLDHFKDLSKLRVFDQAASQAPAANPLSRGARCSRDYPPAGSGASHRRGGKRLKHQESSDRQSSLGLDPRAGAAPGPLSVPIGPPTHNSPSWPSVGSQAGIPAAPFAPGVLPIYPVYPPLAQPLPDASPFPPAQMVPPMVALVLPNYIFPQMGVPIAQPGPVPGHFFNPNFAYPAATHGGVSGVVSNSAALQAACAASRSSTPQSCSHTPAEREGAESPLFQSRCSSPLNLLQLEETPSNRLEVPAALAAAAAQQATPCVQGGAAGVQSSANQRSSDDSSKENGDDAMSTSSDLLDMLLQEDARSGTGSAASGSGSSGTRSSGSGSGSNGCSSFGTSGMSSSQGSHTSKYFGSIDSSENDHSRKQPAGGSSSAGGDGGEEQFIKCVLQDPIWLLMANTDDKVMMTYQLPVRDMETVLREDREALRSMQKHQPRFSEDQKRELSQVHPWIRTGRLPRAINVSGCAGCKSPPCSPAATAAAPFDVEIHEMELGGVLKDREANRSETPMEGGHPEDEEQDGGGAQDGNQEMAAAEEHVTSEDAKDKSHMTH from the exons ATGAGCTATGAGGATCCCAAATCAGCGCCCGACCACGAGGAGGAGTCGGACGGGTTGAGCTCTCCGACAAGCGGCGCGGCCGGTgccgacgccgccgccgccgcccaggAGCGGGAAAGGGGCGCCAACTCGGACGACATGGACGGACTCTCCAGCGGGAACGACTCCGGGGAGCGGGAGAGCGAAGGCGGGATGGACCGGGACGGCGGGTCGCACGGGCGCCAGTCCGTGCGCAGCAGCTCCCACAGCTCGTCCAACGGCAAGGACTCCGGCATGATGCTGGAAGCCGCGGGGAGCAACAAGAG ctCCAACTCCCAGAGCCTCTCGCCTCCCAGCAGCTCGCTGGCCTACAGCCTGCTGTCGACCAGCTCGGAGCAcgaccccccctccacctccggctgcagcagcaaccAGTCGGCGCGGGCCCAGACCCAGAAAGACCTGATGAAGGCCATCAAGGAGCTGAAGCTCCGTCTGCCCACCGAGCGCAAGGCCAAGGGTCACACCAGCACTCTAAACGCCCTCAAGTACGCACTGCAGTGTGTCAAACAAGTCCGAG CCAACAAGGAGTACTACCATCAGTGGAGTGTGGAGGAGTGTCACGGCTGCAGCCTGGACTTGTCTGCCTTCACCATTGAGGAGCTCGACAACATCACTTCTGAATACACCCTCAAAAACACT GACACTTTCTCGATGGGCGTGTCGTTCTTGTCCGGAAAGGTGGTGTACGTGTCCCCCCACGGCTCCTCCCTGCTGCGCTGCAAGCCAGAGCGTCTCCAAGGCACCATGTTTTCGGAGCTTTTGGCGCCGCAGGACGTCAGCACTTTCTACAGCGGCACGGCGCCCTGCCGCCTGCCCAACTGGGCCTCCTGCATCGGATTCG CTTCTCCACCGGCCGACTGCACCCAGGAGAAATCCATGTTCTGCCGGATCAGCGCCGACCAGGCGCAGGCCGGCGAGATGCGCTACTACCCTTTCCGCCTCACGCCCTACCAGCTGACCATCAGAGACTCGGACGAGGCTGAGCCACAGCCCTGCTGCTTGCTCATCGCAGAGAGGGTTCACTCTGGATACGAAG CTCCTCGTATCCCTCCAGAGAAGCGGATCTTCACCACCAGTCACACTCCCAGCTGCCTCTTCCAGGAAGTTGATGAGAG GGCGGTGCCGTTGTTGGGCTATCTGCCCCAGGACTTGGTGggcacccccaccctcctctaCATCCACCCCGAAGACAGGCCCTTAATGGTGGCTATACACGAGAAGA TCTTTCAGTTTGCCGGGCAGCCGTTCGACCACACGCCCCTGAGGATGTGCGCCCGCAACGGGGAGTACCTGACCATCGACACCAGCTGGTCTTCCTTCGTCAACCCCTGGAGCCGGAAGGTGGCGTTTATCGTCGGGCGCCACAAAGTCAGAAC gGGCCCTCTGAACGAGGACGTGTTCACCACGGCGCCGTGCTGCGAGACCCGGGCCACCACGCCGGACGTCGTGCGGCTGAGTGAGAGGATCCACCGGCTCCTGGCGCAGCCGGTGCACAGCGGCAGCTCGCAGGGCTACAGCTCCCTCGGGTCCAGCGGCTCGCGGGCCTCGCGGCGCTCGCACCATCAGCGCCTCTGCGCCTCGGGCGCCTCGTCCAGCGACGCCAGcggccccgccgccgccgctgtcgTTTCCCAGAAACCT atgacCTTCCAGCAGATCTGTAAAGACGTCCACATGGTCAAGACCAACGGACAGCAGGTGTTCATCGAGTCCCGCAACCGCCCTCAGCCTAGAAAAGCTACAAGCACAg GCCTGCGAGCGATCAGCAGCGACCCAATCAGAAGTTTGATAGCAGACATGACGAAACCCCCCGCGCCTTTGGTCCCGGCTGCGCTTCTACCGCCGAAGGACCCCCCCACCGGGTTCTCCTACCAGCAGATCAACTGCCTGGACAGCATCATCAG GTACTTGGACAGCTGCAACATTCCCAACACTGTTAAAAGGAAGTGTTGCTCCTCCACGTCTGACGAGGACAAACAGCTGGAGGCCGGCAGCAGCACAG gtgGTTCAGTTAACCTTGTAAGTGAaccacctcctctgcctcccctgACCATGGCCACAAAGGCAGAGAGTGTAGTCTCAGTCACGTCGCAGTGTAGCTTCAGCAGCACCATCGTGCATGTGGGAGACAAGAAGCCTCCTGAGTCAG ACATCAACATGGCGGAGGCTCCTCCTACAACTGCGCCAGCTCCGCCCGCAACAACACTCCTCGCCATCAAGGCAATCACCTTCCCTCCTTTACCTCCTCAAGCTGCTCAGCCCGCGAGGGACAGCCGTGGCAgtatgggaggaggaggaggaggaggaggaggaggccgcatGGGTCTGACCAAGGAGGTGCTGTCCGCCCacacccagcaggaggagcaggcgtTCCTCGACCACTTCAAGGACCTCAGCAAGCTGCGCGTTTTCGATCAGGCGGCGTCTCAGGCCCCGGCCGCCAACCCCCTGTCCCGAG GAGCGCGCTGTTCTCGGGATTACCCCCCCGCGGGAAGCGGCGCCAGTCACCGGCGGGGCGGCAAAAGACTCAAGCACCAGGAGTCCTCCGACCGGCAGAGCTCCCTGGGTCTGGACCCGAGGGCCGGCGCGGCTCCCGGGCCCCTCAGCGTCCCCATCGGACCCCCGACCCACAACTCCCCCTCCTGGCCGTCTGTGGGCTCTCAGGCCGGCATTCCCGCCGCCCCCTTTGCTCCTGGCGTGCTCCCGATCTACCCCGTCTACCCGCCGCTCGCCCAGCCCCTGCCGGACGCGTCGCCTTTCCCCCCCGCCCAGATGGTGCCTCCCATGGTGGCCCTGGTCCTTCCCAACTACATCTTCCCCCAGATGGGGGTGCCCATCGCTCAGCCGGGCCCCGTCCCGGGGCACTTCTTCAATCCGAACTTCGCGTACCCGGCCGCCACCCACGGGGGCGTCTCCGGCGTAGTGTCGAACTCCGCAGCGCTTCAGGCCGCCTGCGCCGCGTCCCGCAGCAGCACGCCGCAGTCCTGCAGCCACACGCCTGCTGAGCGAGAGGGCGCAGAGTCCCCCCTCTTCCAGTCCAGATGCTCGTCGCCGCTCAACCTCCTGCAGCTGGAAGAAACGCCCAGCAACCGCTTGGAGGTCCCCGCGgcgctggcggcggcggcggcacagCAAGCCACGCCCTGTGTGCAAGGCGGTGCGGCCGGGGTGCAGAGctcggccaatcagaggagcTCTGACGATAGCTCCAAGGAGAAC GGTGATGATGCCATGTCCACCTCCAGCGACCTGCTGGACATGTTGCTACAGGAAGACGCCCGCTCCGGCACCGGCTCCGCTGCCTCCGGGTCAGGGTCGTCGGGCACGAGGTCCTCTGGTTCAGGCTCCGGCTCCAACGGCTGCAGCTCCTTTGGCACCAGTGGCATGA GCAGCAGCCAGGGCAGCCACACCAGCAAGTACTTTGGCAGTATCGACTCGTCCGAGAACGACCATTCCCGCAAGCAGcctgcagggggcagcagcagtGCCGGAGGAGATGGCGGCGAGGAGCAGTTCATCAAGTGTGTCCTGCAGGACCCCATCTGGCTGCTGATGGCCAACACCGACGACAAGGTCATGATGACCTATCAGCTGCCCGTCAG AGACATGGAGACGGTGCTGCGAGAGGACCGCGAGGCCCTGAGGAGCATGCAGAAGCACCAGCCTCGCTTCTCCGAGGACCAGAAGAGGGAGCTGAGCCAGGTGCACCCGTGGATCCGCACGGGGCGCCTGCCGCGGGCCATCAACGTCTCT GGCTGTGCTGGCTGCAAGTCTCCGCCCTGCTCgcccgccgccaccgccgccgcgccGTTCGACGTGGAGATCCACGAGATGGAGCTGGGCGGCGTGCTCAAGGACCGCGAGGCGAACCGGTCGGAGACACCCATGGAGGGAGGTCAcccggaggacgaggagcaggaCGGCGGCGGAGCACAGGACGGCAACCAAGAgatggcggcggcggaggagcaCGTGACCTCAGAAGACGCAAAGGACAAGTCGCACATGACTCACTGA